The DNA sequence tctccccccttttctctttctttccatctctctctctacctcacatttactgttcaataaaatccaCGTTGGATTTGGTCTCATTGCAACTTAATTGGGGCAGAGTCATCTCTCTGACACTTTTATTAACATGATTGCGACATTATTTTGGCACAGTGAGTTCAGGGCATTTTTCTTTGGCCTCAAGTGCCTTTGACAACAGCATGgttccctcctctgaggaggttGTGGTTTTCTCCCGGGAGAAACTCTTGGAAACTTGGATGCAGCTTCCTCTGAGTGACTTATGGGAGAACTGATGAGAAAAATGGCCATTGTGTGTCCGGagtgtaaagaaaatattttgttgtccttccttgaaaagtttttaaaatcttcaagGAATTTCGGAGGAAATGCAGCAAATGTTACCAGCGAGACTGACAAGGTTCATTCAGTCCACGGTGAGGAACACAAGGCTGCTGAAAGTCCCACAAGAAGCCCAGCTCAAGTAGCTAAATTCCTGAATACCTCCTGAATTCCCAGGCTTGTAGGCTTTGCCAAATGTGAGAATCATTATTCTGTTCATCCCTGTCACCTTTGTGACAGCTACACAgagctttcccttccttttaatAATCTGTATTGGGCCaaatttccacttttcttttATCAGAATATGCcaacagctgagctggagctgtgcagcaaCCAATGAAACTTGGAATTGCCACAGAATTGCTTCTATTGTCGTTTTATTcatgtttgggatttgtttgaGCTTTCATCACAAGTTACTTGTgggaaaagcaaatattcttcAGATTAATTTATGCAGAGTTAAGTTTCATTTCTGCCAAGTTTATTTTGTCCagtgcccaggggatgctcaAGGGGTCTCTGTGCCTCTCACCCTGGGGGATGcttgggaggggtttgggggttgtccctgtccctgtcaccccaggccattccccaggggtgtccctgtccctctcaccccaggccattcccagggtgtctgtccctgtcaccccaggccattaGGTCCTTAAGGATTCAGGGGTCTGTCACAGGcattccccagggctgtccctgtcaccccaggccattccccaggggtgtccctgtccctgtcaccccaggccattccccagggggTCTCCATCATTCTCACCCAGGCAATGCCTGGGggtctccctccctctcacccctgtgccagggggtgcTCGGGGcagtctctgtccctctcagcccaggggatgctcgGGGCTCTCTGTCCCCTCGCCCTGGGGGATGCTCGGGgggtctccatccctctggcctCAGGcaatgcctgtgcagggctgggcaccaggggctctgtgtccctctcacCGCTGAggctgctcggggctgggggggctctccgaccttctcagccctggggaggccgggggggtctctgtccctctcagccctgctgtgaccccacccAAACATCATCGGGCTCAGAGGGAcacagacacccccaaacccccagaagggctgagcctgggattTGCTTTGGGGCTGAGGATTtaggaaggggctggaattggggctgggcttggagttggggctgagatttggattagagctgggattggggttaAGGCTGGACATGGGATTGGCTTTagggctggggttgggattgggtcTGGGGCTAGACGAgtctggcactgggatgggattaaATACAGAACTGTGAGTGTGTCTAAACATGGAGTGAGATTGAGACCAGGATCAGGGTCAGGTTTGGGACTGAGCTCACCCAGAGTGGGACAGGGGGATGTCACggtgggatggtttggggaaaatcctggtttggggaaaaacaagctGTGAATGCCTTTGTTTGGGGATTCCTCCCACCCAAGTCCATCTCTAGAAGTCACCTAATGtcataaaaaaatcaagagtgaataaaaaaaaagccaccaggaGTTTCCCATTTCCAGTCTCATCCCTCTGGGGTTCTGGTGTTCCCCCCATCTCAGGGCCTGCTGGGGATCCCATGGGTCCTGGGgatccccccctccccagggtcctgcttgggattttggggggttttggggtcccaggtccccctctccagcctcccctcaATCCAGCCACTTGGGGTTCCCCCTTCTTTCCACCaccctgtcctggtttagggcaaatttgggagaaaacctgcAAAAGGGGGTTTCCTCTAGAATGCAGATTCAAGCAGCTCATTCCCGACACTCAGCcagtttgggaaaatatttccttggagaaaagtggaaaaaactgtttatttaacaggcaaagcattcaccagcacaaaaaattGAACAATATTAAGCAATAAAACCTCTTGCTACTCCAAAATagatgacaaactcagaaagtcCCTCCTGCGGGCTGTAGCTCGGgtcactcagtctcttatcagtctcttatcagtccctccagCGCTGGAAATGCCACGGCCCAGGCCCGGCCAGGTGGGCCACAGGTGGGAGCTGCCGGTGGTGTTCTGGGtgttcagtgcagagcaggtttaaacagctccaaagaaaaagaaaaaccacagtccagggaacttctctgcctcagagagctaaaaactaactaaaagcaaaggagagctatGTCTTGCTGTCTGGTCCATCCATGAGCcggaatgtggaggagtgagtgcagtgtctgaaaacaaactgcagcttcttcctcctccccttcgcTCTCAGAACCGGCCTTAAAGGTGCAGAACTCATTTCTGGGCTAAACGGACCGATGGGGGTACGAGCATCAtgaagtcaccccaggacacggcCCTGTCAGGGTCAGGGGGTCCCGTCCCCGCCTCATCTCCGGGCTGCCGGGGGTCCCCCAGCTCCGCTATcgccccttcccctctccccgcCCCGGGGGTCCCCCGTTCCACAGCCCCGGCTCTCACggggatccccaaaaccaaTGTCCCGCCCCGTCGGTACCGGGCCATCCCCACGTGGAGCCCCCGGGACCCTCCCGAGGGGCGATCGCGGCTCCTGTCCCCCCGAAAAAGCTCCTCTGAGGGAGCCCGGAGATATCCGGGGCTCGAGTCCGGGATCTGCCGGCTCCGAACActctccaaaaaaatcctcccggAGACCCCTGGCTGGAGTTATTTGGGAATTTAGCTACTTGAGCTGGGCTTCTTGTGGGACTTTCAGCAGCCTTGTGTTCCTCACCTTGGAGTGAATGAACCTTGTCAGTCACGCTGGTATCatttgctccctctcctccagtgattttaacaaacttttcaaggaaggacaacaaaatattttcttttacactgGCCACCCACAACAGCCATTTTCCTCATCAGTTCTCCCATAAGTTccccaggaggaaggagggactgTGTCCAAGTTTCCAAGAGTTCTTCCAGAAAGAACCACaacctcctcagaggagggaacCATGCTGTTGTCAAAGGCACTTGGGGTCAGAGAACAGTGCCCTGAACTCACTGTGCCAAAATAATGTCACAATCTGGTTAAGAAAATTGTtagagagatgcctctgccccaATTAAGGTGCTAACGAGACCAAATCCaaagtggattttattgaacagtaaatgtgaggtagagagagagatggaaagaaagagaaaaggggggagagcaagggagtgacagggacagagacctcccctggggcagggcaagtgtgacattgtcccctgtgtgtgtggccttcccggggtgggggttttacacctgagccagtttgggtaaggggggtggtgttcaccccctgagcagggattaccccactgtttcaggttgcaatggaagatggaaccaaatgcatgttttcaatccccatcttcatcaactgctatcaacaggtggggcagtgttctttatctcttccatgactcagccctgataacgccctccaggggagatatcttctgggaatgggccattgagtgtcactgcaggactgatcaaattccatcatcccattgtgggatgctccgcccagggggaggatccaagcattcctacctggatataagctgagccttgcaacaccaggagcagcttgcctgctggattcccagaggacaagagctccagaaccaccactggaccttcagaggaagaccagacccttctacaggatcactgctttgacagaatcacgttcatcactccaacaggactgcagccaccatttaatgggactgctgccagcaccctgaccaacagggtgtcaggttatatcctgactctgtcagtttaaggcagtgtttctgtatcattgccttgatcttcattttcttattaaattgtaATTCTGACTTAGACTCTCCCCCAGGTTTGCCTTCAAACCAGTACAAAAGACAATGTATTcaccctttgttttcttcccaaaacaggatttcccattcccaaaccttgattggatggaggaggaggctgcgaggaagaggaaggagccctgggacacccaggcaggtgaggaggaagtcagtgcccctttccccctctctcctgctccatctcccagcccagcacggcccccggctgcaggacaaccctgctgccaaccccgtcctgctggggatgcactggggggatctccttccccttccctctggcacggaggcaaatcccatcctctccttgtccttcctcccccagacaaggagctgaggatggagaccaggGAGGACAAATCTCCTTGGCAGAACCTCATGGAAGAGGCAGTTTTGAGTGACTCCACAGTGCAGAATTCCAACGGGGAGGAAAATCCCCAGAGATCCCACGGGAGGATtggctccaaacccagcccagggtgctctgaggaggaaagacccaccctgagccaggaaggtggacagagcttcagccagagctcagagctggtggtcCATGGGCAGcttcatgatggggagaagccacacaagtgcttggagtgtgggaagagcttcaggcagagcagcgcCCTGATCAgccaccagatgatccacactggggaatggccctacgagtgtggggagtgtgggaagggcttcagctgcagctctgtctttgTCATCCACAaacgcatccacactggggagaggccctacgagtgtccccagtgtgggaagaggtttcagaccagctccagtctcctccagcaccagcagattCACACCAAGGAGAGGCCCTTCCACTGCCCTGAGTGCGGGAAGGGCTTCAACCGCAAATACACCCTTGTCACCCACcagcgcatccacactggggagaggccctacgagtgccCCATAtgtgggaagaggtttcagaccagctcaAATCTCCGTCTGCATGAGCGGATTCACACGGATGAGAGGCCCTTCCGCTGCCCCGACTGCCGGAAGGGATTCAAGCATAAGTTCAGCCTCATCAGGCACcagcgcatccacactggggagaggccctacgagtgtccccagtATGGGAGGAGTTTCACCCAGAGCTCTGACTTGACCAGACACCAACGGAGCCACCGTAAGGGAAGTCTTAGAAATTCCcaaactgcaggaagagcttcatgcccagctccagcttcaTCCCCCATTGGAGAATCCACATTGGGAAGAGCCCTGGTGATCCATGTTCCCtgtgatccatgctgggaagacacctgtcccttttcctgcccctgccaatGACATGATGTGGGATGGAAGAACATGAGGGTCTGGCCATGGCCCTGTCATTACattcactcccacctcaggtcattgccaggggcaggaaagggactctctctctctctccctgaggagaagggtgtCCTTTCCAGGCAGGGGAAATTGTGGCCAGGAAGACCCAGTGAGTTGTGTTGTAGTTTTCCctgtaaacagttttatttatcccttctgttatcaatattgtttctgttccatttgTTCCTTATCTCGTTGCTGTtcccaataaattgttcttatcccagcccgggatctttgccttttgtgctttccatgggaggcgggagggcagcgagggcagcgcgGTTTTAGcgggagcaggaaattggggaatcccattcctgaagcccGGCCCGTGGAAaccgagcatcccagctggtgccagccctggtggccatggcaacagccttgggagcgggtccctggctggggctgtgggaacctcttccctctggtgcccagggacaggagtggagggaacggctgcagctgagtcggggcaggctcagcttggatgtcaggaaaaggtttttgcccagaggctgctggggccctgcccaggctccccagggaaggctcccagctccagggctctctgagctccagcagcgtttggacagcgctgccaggcccaggctggcattgttgggctgtcctgtgcagggccagcagttggactggaggatcctgatgggtccctcccagctcagccaattctgtgcttctgggatcccatgagcctggggatggggctgccaatggttgccatggcaacgggctctggctgcaggcctgagctggtgtccatggcaaccacccctggcatggggtctccatggagctgccaagggactgagcatagcaacagggggctggtgatggttgccatggaaactgaccatagcaacaggggctggtgatggttgccatggaaactgaccat is a window from the Camarhynchus parvulus unplaced genomic scaffold, STF_HiC, whole genome shotgun sequence genome containing:
- the LOC115916026 gene encoding LOW QUALITY PROTEIN: zinc finger protein 239-like (The sequence of the model RefSeq protein was modified relative to this genomic sequence to represent the inferred CDS: deleted 1 base in 1 codon) — its product is GFSCSSDLVIHQRIHTGERPYECPECRKRFRISSSLLQHQRIHTEERPFRCPECGMGFKRNSHLITHQRIHTGERPYECPTCGKRFQTSSNLRLHERIHTGERPFRCPDCGKGFKHNSTLITHQHIHTGRGPTSVPTCGQSFSQSSELVVHGQLHDGEKPHKCLECGKSFRQSSALISHQMIHTGEWPYECGECGKGFSCSSVFVIHKRIHTGERPYECPQCGKRFQTSSSLLQHQQIHTKERPFHCPECGKGFNRKYTLVTHQRIHTGERPYECPICGKRFQTSSNLRLHERIHTDERPFRCPDCRKGFKHKFSLIRHQRIHTGERPYECPQYGRSFTQSSDLTRHQRSHREGCPFQAGEIVARKTQ